One Oryzias latipes chromosome 21, ASM223467v1 genomic window, CATCCTCTTTTTGCCTCTTACCTTTTTTGCTTTGTTgcacagagggaggaggagtGGCCACCTTCATCGCCAAGCCATAAGCTCCTCTGAATGAGTGGCTGTCCCGGATGACAAAAGCTCCAGGCTCTCTGTCTTTCAGCAGGCTGATAGCTGTAAAATTAGACAAACTTAACTTATTACAATGAAACACCTACTGAGCAGAAAAAGAGACTTTAGCAAACTGAAAAATACTGCAGATATTGCACCATTACCAAGACAGCCATGGCATTAGCCTAAAACTTTAGGACCAAATAGTCCAAAAAGATTAAAGTGGAATTATCCTCGGCTTCAGCTTCTGTTTAGTTTGTTTCTCAGTGCTATCAATAATCATTATGAAACAATCAACCAGATTGCATCAACATAATCTCAGAGATGAGATGAAGAAACACTTCAGGTTTTAAAACTGTCTAAAAGGAAACCATCTTACAGCAAAGATTGAGATTTTCTAGACAGAAAAGTGACAATAGCGTTCAGAAAAACAAGGTCTGTCTACATTTGACTGAAAAAGGTTCTATAGGCTAAAATGATTGTTCATatttaaatttatatatatatatatatatatatatatatatatatatatatatatatatatatatatatatatatatatatatatatatatgtgtgtgtatatacataCAGTATATACATATTTGACTTAAATATGAAAGATCTTTTTTCCCTGACTCATTAGAAGTTTAACCAAACTTCAAACACACTTTTTATTTACTCAAAATTCCTAACTTTTTCCTTTGTGACAGTTAAGGCAACGAAGATAGATGAGGCCAGCAATGCAGATAGATCAAAATTCCTAACATATGGTGTGGTTTTCACTGTGGTACTGCCCTGCACCAAGTATAAACTATGCCTCTGATGTCATTGCAATTGAGCATGTGAAATTATTTAACATGACACAATCCAACATAATGCCATGGCAAAAAGCACATGAGGCAACCAGTTGAAGTGGATattcaataaaatacatttgtatgTTGCTACTGTAAATCTTACAAAATGTAGTACTAGCAAAAGTAAAATGACTGGTTAAAACTGCACCAAGTTTGTTGTCAAGGACACCGACATTTTAAATACCACGAAGACAAAACAAGGTGGCAAAATAAGTTGGACAAGTCGGACATGTGTTATTTTGATGACAGTTCTAGCTGTTTCACTGACCTCATTGTCAAGAAAGGGAGAAGTCTTAAAGCGGCTCACCCTGTTCCCTGGAGATCTCCGGCTTGTACCAGAACTTGGATGTGTCTTGGACAAACTTAACGTTGAGCCGATTCTCTAGGCTTCCGtctgcataaaaatgaaaagctgtCATCAAAAATCTGTGACTGATTCCTTTATGTTTTGTTATAAACAGTTTCTGGAACAAACATCAAGGTCTTCCGAAGACCACCTACAggtgaaagatttgaaaacactAAATAATGCTACTTATTATGCTATTCAATTTCGTGTCAGTCAAGTTGGGTGAAACTGTATCTGCTCGAAAGTAtgattaaaaagttaaaatgcaaactttttggTAATTCTTCCAGTTTTATAGAACAAAATACAAAGTTCTGGAATTTTGATCCTCAAAAACATTAATATCCTTACCGGGAATATTGAACTTTGAGAAGTCAGAAAGTGTATGAAAGTAGCCTGGAGTGCTTCCTCCACTCATGGGAGACATTATCTTCCCGTTTATGGTGCCATAAGAAAGTGCTCCATTTGGTCGGTCACCACTGGACATCCGCCTCTTCTCTGGGAGTTGGGGTTGGGTGGCTGGGGCTGGGCTCCCTTGTCGAAAACCACCTATCCCAATTATCCCACCATCCTGGTAGTTTGCAGGTGAGATGGGGAAAGAGGGAGTAGGTGGTCCTTGGTAGCCGGAGGAGCTACTCTGTCTTGACAGGTTCCCATGCCTTTCATCTGGTGTGGTGTAGCCACTATGGATAGGGTGCCGATCCAAACTGGGACTTCTCTGGGACATCTgtgaaacagatggatgacggccCAGCACTGGACTTCCTTGTGGATTTGTGATGGAAGGCTGTCTGCTCAGAACGGGACTGGTCTGAATAGGCTGACCCAAGGAGGGCTGCCTGCTGAGGACTGGGCTGTGAGGAGACATCTGTCCCAAAGAACCTTGTCTACTGAGAACAGGACTGGCCTGGGCGCCCTGAGATAGACGATGACCAAGAACTGGACTACCACCTAGTCCTGCAACACCCACCTCAAACCCGTTGGCAGGCGATTTTTGAGCCAACCATATCGAGCCATCTTGTTTAGCACTCAATTGCTGATAAAGACCCTGGTTGGGTGTGGATTGGTGTTCCACAAAGGGGCTTCTGTGGTTTAATAGTGTCTTAGAGGGCTCTGAAACTGACAGCCCAGGGTCAGAAGCCACATAACCCCCCAGTACGCTGTTAGACCCAAGGTAGGACTGTGTTGGGGTAGTGTTGCCCAGGTGGGAGGAGGTTGGAGAGCTAGAATCCAGGTAGGAAGAAGCAGGGGTTGCTGGTGCCTGATAGGATGGAGTGGGAGTGGGAAATGAAATTTCTGTAGCTTGAGACTGAAATCCAGAATCAGTAGTTGGTTGGGAGGAAGTGCTAACATTGCTGTCAACTAAGAGGTGtccactgaaataaaaataagaccaaaagaaacagctgattattctttcctttactgACATTTCACCAAAGAACTGTTGTTAAAGATTTGTCTTTATATAAACTCTTCAaagatgcacatttttttattgtaggtAATAGATCAGATCTAGCTTTGGAATCATAAGTAAGGATGTCAGACATACCCCTGTGAGCACCGGATGGGACTGCTGCTGGACAAAGGTGGGTTCATTGTTTGGTTGCTGGGACTAAGATTTCCCAGCTGACCCTTTGCATCTTCTGGAGGGCTGAGGCTTCGGGGCGACGTGGATGGCTCTCCGCCCGACACTGCCGACCTTGCCACAGACTCTACATAGCTTCTTGGTGCTgcacagtaaaaagaaaaactattattAACTCTACAGTTACAGCAAGtgtaatttatttctttttactcAATGATTCTTGATTGAGAATTTTACAGACAGGGTCTGAAATGAGGATTATACTATGAGAAAAATGGTTTAGTGGCAAAACGATGGGAATAATTTGACGAATATTGGATTTAGTTTTAATAACCAATGTGACTTGACTCCTATATGGACTGTTGCATAAAGGTTAAGATATAGTTAATGGGATGAAGAACCCTAAAACATTGGATGTTGATAAGAACTTCTGGCATTCCAGACCACTCTTACCTTCATCACACTCACTGAATTCACCATCTGAGTGCCATTATTGGAGACacaaaatattgtaaaagaaaaattacaccTGATTACCTGCTTTCTCCATAAGTGTTGATGTCATATGCTTTGAAATAATCTACACTTTGAGAAtactttttcttaaatcaaCTCTAAACAGTCATTTCACACTCGTGTTCCTCAGATGATCTAAGCTAAAACACCATCTTTAGCCAGACTAATTCAGTAAAGTTGTAGGTGTATGATCAAATATTTGAAGTCATCTTTGAAGTCCTTAAAGGTCCTGATCAAAGCAACAATACTTTGATTCAGGATGTGTTCTATGAACCAACCTGAGCCTGTTTGATGAAGTAAGATTTCTGCTGGGTTGTGAGGCTTCAGTCCCAGAGCTGACAAGGGAGTCTTGGCAAGACCAGGAGGTGAGCGAcctaaagaaagagaagaccTTTTTTACTACCCACAATCAAACATCACAGCTATCCTGACAGCTGCTACCTGTTAAAAAGCATAATACAAGACTTCAAAAAAGTCTTTACACACTTTAGTCATTAAATTGTGTTGACGTTCAATCAGACAATAACAGGTATGAAGCTGTCAAGAGTAGATTAGGTTAACACACAAATTGCAACATGATCAGGAAAGCGTGTTCATGCTTCGTACTCTTATGAAGGTTAAAACAAGCATGCAACCATTGATGGTTTCAGCCAGATTCTTCCATGCAAAAAACACGGTGCATGAGAACAAAATGACATCCAAGCAAAGCGGAGCCAAAGTGGATTCATAAGCTCTTCTGGTGGAGAGCTGTAGtactgaatttgttttttacttttctgtatTCATgatttatattctttttttttttcatttaaaaaaattgcataaagAGCTTTAACAGAGACACTTATTATGAACTGCTCTACCAGTCCCTTTCTTGGCTGAACACAATAAGTCATTTAGAAAGGGAAAAACTGGTGGTACAATTATCAAAAGAATAAATTATAGACAGCTAAGAATATTGCAGGGAGAGAAATGCAATCATGAATGACAACAGGAACACAGAGACTAGCAACTGGTAAGATGTTGTGGTAAATGGTAGTTTTTACAGAAATATTGCAAGTTTGCATCACCTTCATTTTTACTGATCAGCCTGTTTTTGTCAGCAAAGGTAAactgatcaattttaaaagaaagtgcCACTCTCCTGTGACTGTCATGCCAAAGCACTGCAGGACTGACAAATGAGGGGTGAAAGGTCACTCAGGGAGAACAAAGGGCTCAGCTCCACATGACTGACAACGTGGGACAGTGGAACTCTGGTACAGGCATTGTGCATCTTCCACTTACCAAAGAATCCCAATCAATTCTTTGAACACAGATGCACCTCCATTGATTATGGGTGGGCTGAGAatgagtttgtgtgtttatcTTTAACTAAAGTAGTGTTAATTTTGTCTTTTAGTTAGGGATTGGTACAGAAACTCTGTGCCAAGTTGGTACTGGTACCACTGTATATGGTACTAGCTGAACAGTATGAAAAAATTTGGTGTATTCTATTCAATTTTGCTGTAAATCTCCAGCTGACCCTCTTAATTCAATTAgattaggttttatttttatagcccaatattactaCACAGTTGTCTAAATGAGGTTTACTAATTTTACAAAACTTAAAATTAGCTATAAACTACAATAGGTGATtgctaaaataaattaaacagactaagctaaactgggcatacctgcccttagaccctctttcccggtaaggaaaaactcctaaaaaaaacagatttcaggaaaaaaaaaaagaagtaaccTCACGGATGGTCACATGAAGTATTGTGGGTGGCCTCCTATAGAATGGGGTACTTGGAGCTTTAGTCAAATTGCCAAAGGCAAAGCGAGCAAAAGTTTGGCCGTAATTCAAACTAAAAGATTCTAATTCAGTGACCTGATGTATAAAAGTGCAGAAatacatgttttctgttttctgttaattgactgtcagaaaaaatgaaatacagcATCTTGCTCAAACTTGAACGCTCTCCTTCTAACGCTGCTAAGTCACACTTAAATATTTttggggggagaaaaaaaaaatcacttcattttttaaacgCCAGTTTGAGGACTGTTTAGGCACCAAAACCATTTCAAAAGTATTGGGTCAGCACCAGCACCTTATAAAATCCaaacggtacccatccctattTTAAGTGCATCTTCTCAGTTGTTAACCTATTGTAGTAAATTGAAAAAACTCATTTGTTAAGTGCTGTGATTTCttcaaaaactgtaaacaaagtGAGGTAGACCTGAAAGGACAAAATGTGTTAAGGCAACACTAAAGGTGACATTTTGATTCCGCTTACTTTGCCCAACGACCCACaaaatttgcattaaaaatatactttgtgtttttgtgattgcctctttggaaaaagattaaagaaaactaaaaagcaaaacttaaaaaaagaaaaagtgagggTTTATGACTGTAAATCAttgtaaaatttttaaaaagactgcTAGGTTTGAATCTTTGATTTCAAAGTTGAACCAGATTTTTTTCACTTAGATAAAATAAGTAGCGTGATAAAAAGATATATACAACCTCCAGCATAAATCACTTCATTATGTAACCAAGCTCCACAGTACCATCTGTCTGTCGGGTGAAAGACTTACACAGATTGAAGTAAGGGGTTTGCGGTGACATGGGAAAGGCAGGGGTTTGGGGAAACACCTCACCACCAACTGTGGGTGTAGGACTGATTTGTCCTCCATCCATTTCTTCAAAGGCCTCCTTGTAGCTGTGCAGATTTCTCTGGAATGGGTGATATTGGGATGAGAATGTAACTCCACAATACACAACAAAGTAAATGAGTGTTTTTATAGCCCGTGTTTATTTTATACCTCCCTTGGTCGTCCACCGGGGTTCATTCCTATGGCATGGACAAACTCAGGAGAGACACATCGAATTGGGGAGCGCATCGGAATATCAGGAGATTTGCCGTCATCAGAATGTCCCTCACTGGTGATGCGACGGCGAGGAAGAGTTGAAGGCTCCTCAAAGGAAGCTGTACGTGCCTGGACACCTGAGATGTTGCATAAATGagtgttaaattaaaaaaaagaagccaggTTGACGGTCCTCAGGTAGCTTAACACCATCACTGTCGGCCTCTGTGGATGCTCACTGTGTGTAGAGGATCACACTTTGCAAAGCATTAGCATGATGCTTTGTGAACTCAAAATTTTGCATTTAACATGCAAGAGGatctttaaataaactttaaactaaaatatgtaataagtctttttaatacataaaatatttatacTTGAAAACTCAACAATAAAAAGTAGATACACTCACTGTAACAGTTTGTTAAAATGCCAATAAATTTAGCTAATCTTGCTAAAGAGCTTCTCAAAAATGcttgaaacacaaaacaaacaacaatggAGTTAAGAAGATTATTATTCATAAGCCAATAAGAGACCAGTGACTGTAACACAGAGCAAGCAAAGCAGGAAAAGCTGGCAAATACATCAAAGCTCAAAAGTGGGACCACCACTTGTTGCCACTCATTATTGTAAAAGAGCATAATTAGAGggagaaaaaaggtgaaaaaagcaCCATTGTATTTTGTATTAATATAAAACAAGCTGAGTCAGTAAATTCTGTGGTGTGTTTGTTCTGAGGCAGTTCAGTTTATCTGTTTCCTCCCCTACAATGTTACACTTGAGGGtgcatcccattttttcttaaataatcaaaaagttgatttattattgtaatttaGATCAAAGAGTTGTGAGTATTCAGAAGACCAATAAACAAGAGCAACATGAAAGGTTGTTGGGTTTAAACCAGAGCTGCCCAGTCCTAGTCATTGAGATCAACCGGCCTGCCTGTTTTCCACTTCCCTTTTGCTTTCTACTGATGAGCTGACTCAAGTCTACATGTCCCCATAGAGCAGACTGCCAAAGAACTCTTGAGGCTGAGAAATCCCGGGAATACTTAAAGCTTAAGCCGACACGATTCTGGAtaagatcattttaaaatctCTGATTGGgtttaaaagagtaaaaaaatattgaaaccaTGCAGAATGCAACAACTGCAATAAATGTCTATAGAGAGGAGTTACTGGCTATAGATGGATAAGGCTGACATTCAAAATTGTCAGGAATTCAGTTTTTTGCCAATAAACAATAAACCACATGGAGTTAAAATGCTTTGATTAAATGCCAAATTAACCATCCcaatttttcattatttctatTCTATGAAACTtgtaaagatttattttcaattaaaagCAATAAATTCTGCATATCTAAGTGAGACTAATGCCATCTGTGAGcattattgattaaaataaagcataaaataCTTCATTGCATGCCAAATACCACTGGGTTTGACAGCTTTGaaaagccccaaaacagaacgcACCCACTGTTGCATCATTGATTAAAAACCAAGAACCAGATGTGGTCAATGCACCCTTTCCTACAGAGTGCTGTCAAACGCTACACTTTGCCTGACTGTAAGCAAAGTGTTTACCACTCAGTATCCCAAAACTCATACTTtaaccccctttttttgttttaagacttttaagaCTTCGTTTATCCTGTTACAATACAGCTGTACTTGAGAAATTATCCTGTGCACGTCTTATTTCTCGATGACAGCAAAAATCACCTAATCAATAGTTGTGTCCAGCCTAGCAGTTTAAAGTCTACTCTAACATCTAATTTTGATAGACTGCTGCATCTTTGCAGAAAGGATATTGCTGTCTGTGGTAGAGGGCCCAGACTGGGCTTTATACAATAACGTCTGGATTGTGGTCACTAACTCTCAGTGGACACATACAGGATCAGTAGCGCTGTCTTTCTTGTGCATTTCACTTTCTCTGTCGGTCTTTGTAAATCTTGAAAagggagcaaatgaaaaaggcAGCTTTGAATGAGGCCAGTGTCCGGGACTCAGTATTGTTCCTGAAGTTTGGCAAAACAGATCTTGTGACATGGTCTCCTGGCAAGGGACAGAGCCTTCTTTGTGCTTCCCTTGTCTCATTCTTGAGAAACTTATCCAATAGGGATTTTTCAGTGCCACATTTAGGGTGACTCTTTTACTTTCAGTAGAAAAAAATTTGCAACTCAGAACAAACACTAATCTCAAGCACATATAAAGAGGATAataagcatgtttttttaatttttgatgaTGCTGCCCTCTGATTAAACATGTCAAACATtagttttatgttaaaaataaaccaaacgtACTGTAGACATACACAATTAATAAATGCACCCCACTGCAATCAAAGGTTAAGCAGAAGCAAAACACGAAACCCTTCGAAAGGATCTGTCCTTTCATTTTTAAGGGTTCCTTCATACAGGATGGGAGAACCAACCCGAGAGGGAGTGAGAACGACGATGATCAGACTGAGCGGAGGTCATGCTTGGGATGGCGCTTTGGGCGCGAGCCGTGTACTCTGGGATGAATGATGAAATAAAGATTAAGATAAAGTAAGAAAAGCAGAGAGATGAAAGCTGgcctaaaaaagaacaaatgtatgcaatgtttatttaaagacccactcatattgtcaaagcgttcctggtgcttttttaattatgattatgccatttttagccaaatcaaaaaactttttgtttactACGGCATAGTTTCTGCTGGGTGGCAGTTgttaattagaaattcgcctctaagTTTTGGGCATGAAACCCTACCCAACATCCCATCACCCTACTGTTTACTTGCTCttcctctagcttacagccactcacacccccaacctaacataaccCATCCAACcaaaatagcgagcaatatcagagctattcaaccttacagttttgaaccagatctCAGCtcgaacgaggaaaacaaagacatgcatggatctatttgtctgaaaattgatgcatcagaatggaatggatcacagagcttgtggcctgcccagaaTATTTTCTACTTAACTGTAGAATACAATcgttttgaacaaagaaatacccggaaaaatgattttaaactttattattttatatatgttctccatcatcagaaaaatgccacaagaacatgttagaaacactaaaaacacttttttttatcagtggGTCTGTAATCCATGTAGAACTGTAGtcgagaggaaaaaaaaggttcaagttTAAGAAGGGTGAGAAGAGATTTAAAATTTTCATAAACTGTGCTCGTCTATCCTTGCAGTTCTCTGCTTGATGTTTTAGCTCACAAGCATTTAGCAGGTTTTGTCAATCAACAACATGTTTTGCACAGTTATTTTAGTCTGATCCCTCTTGCCAAACATGTTGTGACCTCaaataaaagcatgtaagaGATGCAGACTTCTATTGGCCGACATAACTGGTCAAGTTTATTACCAAGATTTGCAGCGAGTACTGGGTTGACAAGCTATGTGTTGGCATGAAAGAAATGAGTGTTTGATCTTACCAGCTACTCTTTGGGCCACCAGACCTTCAACATTGCAGACCTCCTCGGGCTCGCGCTCTCTTAGTTGAGGTGATGTTGAGTCAGAAGTGGGGATTCTTTGGGGTTCAGAGACCTCCAAGGAATGGAGCTGTGTACTTGGAGGGAATGTGCTGATGGATTTTTGCTGAAGAGAACCACTTGTGGAAGGGAAGACCTGTGAGGAAAGAGTGGCTCCAACTGTTTCAGAAGTCAAAggtctgtggacaggtgcaggcTCTGGAGTACTAGGCTTTGTCTGTATCATCTGAGCCAATAGTGACTGGCTGCCTAAGCTGGATGGCTCTGCAGTGTGGGTATGAACGGCAGCATCAGCCTGATAAGAGAGCCTGGCTTGGTTCTGAGAGAAGGAAGGCTGGGTTGTTACTACAAAACTGTTTTCCTTCAATGGAGCACTTTGGGATTTCATCACAGCGGAAAGGCCTGGTTCCAGGTCCAACATAAGAAGGTTGAGGGTTTCAATAGACTGCTCGATTTCTTGCTGGGAGGCACTGTGGCGATGAGGAAACTGTGGCAGGCTGTGGTGGCTGGACATTCCTACAGAAGGAGGTGGACTAAAAGTAAGACCTTCAGTAAGTGGCTCCTCGGGTATTCCAAACTGATGCCAAATATTGAGACCACGCTGGACCGCATCCCTGCTACTTGTAGTGCGGGTGGGAGCCGGTGGCATTGACTTTAGATCTGTGCCAAATGAGTGAGAGCGATACAGACTGCTGTTTTGAAAAGCCATGTAATTGGCAGAGGACGGTGTCGTGTTGTTTTGGTTCAAACTCGTGGATTTGTCCGATTTGACAACGTTGGATTGGGTGAATTCCAGGGGTTTCTCTGGGACGCTGCGCTCCAGGTATGGCAGATGATCCTGGCCGTTGATGACAGGCTCAGATTGGAAGTACAGATCTGCTGGTGTAGCCCGCCCATCCGTGGAGGAAAAAGTTCCCAGGCTGTCCACGCTGTTGCCCTCTTGAGTAGTAGGCAGCTCATCGTCTAAAATGTCGGTTTCTCGGTCGATGCTATTGTTCCCGTTAACATGGACCTGGGCGGGCACAAGGTGGAGCATCCCTCCAGGAGCAGATGTTGGGGTGGACAGGTAAGCCTGTCTGTTCATGGGCCCCTCCAAGCCACTCAGTAGTTGTTCGAGCTCTTTCTTCTCTTGAGGACTTATTGGTTGTTGAACAGGTGTTGGGGGGTGATGGACAGTGGGTAAGTCCTCACCCACAGGAATGTGTGTCTGGCTCACTGTGGAAACCTGAAGAACTGCTTCATCTGTTCGATCAGTTTTGATAGAAGCAGTGGAGTTTCCTGAGTCGCTGCTCACAGACAGTGCGTGGTCCACAGCAGGCAGGGCATGTTCTGCAGCAGTGGACGGAAGGCCGTTCGGTGTGACTGTTCCTTCAAGAGATTCTTTTTTACGAACTTTGGCATACAGGCTTCCGTCCAAAGGTCCTTGGGTATGGATtacttctaaaataaaaaggagagaaaaaggacaaaacttaaaaaaaaaatccaattctgATAAACCTATTAAAcaaaattcatccatccattgctTATCTCCATTCACTCCGTCAAGATTAAAGCATAAGATTAAAGCAGGTAACATAGGGCAAATGTAGGGTACACACTGACTTACTGccatcaaattaaacattttaaatccaaaacaaaagTGGGCAGGAGAAATATGGGTAGGAATAGGCCATGTGAGCACAGGCAAATCAGCTACAGCTAAATTAAACACAAGCTCAAGACTATCTAGAGAACtcgctttaaaaaaaggagtttgCAGTGCCCgaaaaaaatctgcacttctgaagaaaataacaTAAACCTGTGTCTTCTGAACTGCACTGGCAAATCAAACACTACTTAACACTTCTGTGGTATAAATCATTAGTCccataaaagcataaaagaccCCATACATAACAATGGTTATGTGGAACATTACCGTTTTGGGTTTGGGATTTTTAACTGTAATCTGAGACAAAATGCTTCATAGCATTCAAAGAAGGCACATAAACTGTAGGTTCACACACTGTCAtgactaaatgaaaaaaaaaaaaaaaacaggacgcCCCAATCAGAAAAATGTAGTCATCCCTGGAAAATCTGCATCACTGACTGGTAgggaaaaaggcttttcctgCCTAAGAAACCAACTAAAACAGAGTGTACTGAAACTGACAGAAAGAAAGTTTAAACATGTGTTATGTGCATAAGTCATGGGCAAGCAGACACACATTACTTGCATTACCATTAATTTGCAGCTCTTACTCCAAAAACACTAAAGGTGGCTGGATCAACTACAAAAAACATGACGATTCGATACAGACATTTCTACGTAAGCAAAATAAGCAGTAGACTGCCTCATTAAGTAAAAGTTTTCTTATTTACACCCACTTGAAAGAATGAAGACAAAATGCATCCGCTGGTAGTCTGTTCCTTTGATACTGCTCTAATAAACCTCTAAGACAAGCCTCTCACTTACTGTAGGACCAAATCAGCTCTATAGCCCGGACAGAAGCTGCACAAAGGTGCTGTCTGTGCTTACAGATATCTTTATCTTGACTTGAGTGAATACAGGCTTCTGTAATGGAGAACAGTGGGCGTACACGTTAGGTACTGCAATATCTCCAAGGATGACCGAGGGCAACTTGCCAAAGGAATGGGCCACTGTCGCTGTTCCACTCTCAGTGCTGGTAGGTTTCAAAAACAtccaatataaatatatataaatgtcaaatgaaaattgttttgtagATGACATATTGGAAAAATAAGTGCGCTTCGGGATTCCTGTGACCTAAACTGCCTAAAATGACACTTATTGAAATAGAAATGTGTAACTGCAAGAACAAGTCTAGAAAAGCTTTAAATGGTCAATGACTTAGTAGTTGTTGTTTGAGAAGCTCAAAATGAAGTCATCAGGACTCATATATAGACAACACTCAAGTATCAAGAACGTATCACACTGCGCATGCATACCCACTAACACATACATCTAATATAGCAGTCGCACCAATAAACAGACATCCGTCGTGAAAGAAGAGCCTTGTGAACTAACTTCAGCACCTTTTTTATCACCTGCCCTGTGGCCACATGTGACTCCACACTGATTAGGCATACAGCTGAGAGCTCACTAGATAGGAAAACAACACTTCAACAGGCTGCTTTACATCAGGTTCCAGTCTTTTTAGGgacacagcagaaaaaaaaatattaaaactctACCTGTTTGACTAATAGAAGATAGTACGGTCTCAATCTATCCTGGGAGGAACCCTGAAGAGGAACTCCCAGGGCAGCGCCAGGAGGGATTGCAGCAGCGGTTGGGGCGTTGGTTTTGGCGGCTTCCCCTGATCCCTTTCCTCTCCAGAATAGCTTAATGTGTGGCCAGAGAATTGCTGTCCTCCCTGGCTGCTTCAGAGCTCATTCTGGTCTAAAGACATCCCCTGCTATGAGTGTGCATGTGGGATATTTATCACAACAGCCAGGGTTATGTGTAGGTAGGAGGCGGGACCAAAGAAGCCACTGAGTTTCAAAGCACTGTGCTGTTGGGGGGACCAGTAGTCCAGTCTCTTTAATACTCAAGTGCTTCTTTAAAACACATACTACAGAtggtaaa contains:
- the LOC101155555 gene encoding tensin-1 isoform X15, which encodes MGCTVSFICCEEDFLQMPVYQQEDEKSKGSLKTPEELEALHSHTFRLKTFKKSKQCSVCKQTIIQDGLICRVCRIVCHKKCEVKVSSPCVPAANYELAPSSDLSLKHADTMGSTKSSKSMESRRRPSRSTSLLQALEETYELDLVYITERIISVSFPGSVEEQSYAVNLREVASMLRSKHGHNYLVFNLSEKRYDINQLNPKVLDFGWPDHHAPALDKICSICKAMDTWLSADSHNVVVIHNKGNRGRTGVVVAAYMHYSNISASADQALDRFAMKRFYEDKVLPVGQPSQKRYVEYFSGLLSGHIKINNKPLFLHHVIMHGIPNFEAKGGCRPFLKIYQAMQPVYTSGIYNVQGDSQTSICITIEPGLLLKGDILLKCYHKRYRNPCRDVIFRVQFHTCAVHDLGLVFGKEELDETYKDERFPEYGKVEFIFSFGPEKIHGMDHLENGPSVSVDYNTQDPLIRWDSYENFNQSCEDATEEVIHTQGPLDGSLYAKVRKKESLEGTVTPNGLPSTAAEHALPAVDHALSVSSDSGNSTASIKTDRTDEAVLQVSTVSQTHIPVGEDLPTVHHPPTPVQQPISPQEKKELEQLLSGLEGPMNRQAYLSTPTSAPGGMLHLVPAQVHVNGNNSIDRETDILDDELPTTQEGNSVDSLGTFSSTDGRATPADLYFQSEPVINGQDHLPYLERSVPEKPLEFTQSNVVKSDKSTSLNQNNTTPSSANYMAFQNSSLYRSHSFGTDLKSMPPAPTRTTSSRDAVQRGLNIWHQFGIPEEPLTEGLTFSPPPSVGMSSHHSLPQFPHRHSASQQEIEQSIETLNLLMLDLEPGLSAVMKSQSAPLKENSFVVTTQPSFSQNQARLSYQADAAVHTHTAEPSSLGSQSLLAQMIQTKPSTPEPAPVHRPLTSETVGATLSSQVFPSTSGSLQQKSISTFPPSTQLHSLEVSEPQRIPTSDSTSPQLREREPEEVCNVEGLVAQRVAEYTARAQSAIPSMTSAQSDHRRSHSLSGVQARTASFEEPSTLPRRRITSEGHSDDGKSPDIPMRSPIRCVSPEFVHAIGMNPGGRPRERNLHSYKEAFEEMDGGQISPTPTVGGEVFPQTPAFPMSPQTPYFNLCRSPPGLAKTPLSALGLKPHNPAEILLHQTGSDGEFSECDEAPRSYVESVARSAVSGGEPSTSPRSLSPPEDAKGQLGNLSPSNQTMNPPLSSSSPIRCSQGGHLLVDSNVSTSSQPTTDSGFQSQATEISFPTPTPSYQAPATPASSYLDSSSPTSSHLGNTTPTQSYLGSNSVLGGYVASDPGLSVSEPSKTLLNHRSPFVEHQSTPNQGLYQQLSAKQDGSIWLAQKSPANGFEVGVAGLGGSPVLGHRLSQGAQASPVLSRQGSLGQMSPHSPVLSRQPSLGQPIQTSPVLSRQPSITNPQGSPVLGRHPSVSQMSQRSPSLDRHPIHSGYTTPDERHGNLSRQSSSSGYQGPPTPSFPISPANYQDGGIIGIGGFRQGSPAPATQPQLPEKRRMSSGDRPNGALSYGTINGKIMSPMSGGSTPGYFHTLSDFSKFNIPDGSLENRLNVKFVQDTSKFWYKPEISREQAISLLKDREPGAFVIRDSHSFRGAYGLAMKVATPPPSVQQSKKGDITNELVRHFLIESSPKGVKLKGCPNEPYFGCLSALVYQHAITPLALPCKLIIPATDLIDEVPEDTSTNPMMERLKQGAACNVLYVNSVEMESLTGPQAVAKAISETLAAAAPPTATIVHFKVSSQGITLTDNQRKLFFRRHYPTNTVTFCDTDPQDRKWNKPEGGVAKLFGFVARKQGSTTDNVTHLFAELEPGQPASAIVNFVSKMIASQKR